TAAGCAGTGACGACAGCTGGTGATTTCACATAATCTAGTCTGACAGTTTGCTGCAAGCTTGGCCATAAGCGACATGAATTGTGCTGGCTGGACTCAGAGTGGTCTTCACAAACTCTGAAAAGGTACATGTGGTTTTACTTACCTCAGATCCCTAAAATGAACCTGCAACATTTCACACTTCACCTTTACTGTGATTGCCTGTCAACAGAGATTTTAGATACTTTCACTATCCGTAAGTCTACGGCCAAGGGATTTGTTGCTAGGCCAGTTATTCTATGTGTTTCTTTCCAAGATATCAGCAAGAAGCTTCTCAAAGCAACAGGTTGGAATATGGTCTTATTTCTATAAGGATATCTATGATGGCATGGCTGTCTCTGCACGTGTTTAATGGAATGGTTAGCTGAACACAGTACTTCATGACTACATAACTGATCACCTTTAAATTtgaacacaaacagcacacaaactGCCCCATTAGCACCCATCACTCTCATTTCAGTATAATATTTCACATTGACAGGTCATTGTTGTAGCCCAGTGAATTCAGTTGTGTATGCAGTGTGGTCTCATAAGGCAGTTTATGGTCTCCCATAAACTACCTTGACAGTGGAATTGCATGTAGTCCTGGCTTTAAAACCTGTATCCAGTGCTTTCTCACACAAATGTGTTGGGTGGATTTGCACTGATTGGCCATGCCAGTTTCTTTTCCTTCGCTTCCCGATCGAAGGTGTCGTACACAGAGTCCTTGATGAGAGTCTTTGTTGGGATGGGGACGTCCACCACCCCAACAAAGTTCTTTTTGGCCATGCGGGAACTGGCCGTGATGGTGTACGCATTGCTCCGGTAGCACTTCATGGACGACATGCAGAAGGTCTCTCTCATGCCGCGCCGGAAGTTGGCGTTGTATACCGAGTACAGAGTGGGCTTGGATGCGGTCGAGCTGAACGAGATCCACGCCACCACACAGAAGAACAGGGCCCCCTCCCTGCCCGGTCCGTCGGGTTCTCGAGGGTGCCACAGCTGGGCCACGTAGAACGGCGTCCAGGTGACAAGGAACACAGAGTTGAGCATGAGGAACATCTTGATGGTTTTGACCTTAGTCCTGGGTACAATGTTCATGGTACGGCGCACTGTGCGACCATCTGCACTGAGGCGCCAGATGTAGCGGACCACCCTCTGGTAGAACGACATGATCAGCAGCGCCGGAACCAGGAACCCGAAGAGAAGGTGTGCCACGCCGTACACGATGCCATCCCAGCTGTCGGGGAGGAAGAAATCGCAGTGCTGCACTCGCTCCGCAGTCGAACCGTAGAAGAAGAGGCAGGGGGAGACGAAGGCGGCGTCAAACACCCAGGACGCCAGGATCATCCGCTTGGCTTTCTCCCGGGACACCTTGAAGCTCAGTGGGTAGACGATGGTGTAGAATCGGTCCACGCAGATGGAGAGGAGCACGTAGACCTGCACACCGGGGCAGAGGTGCTGGAGGTAGCGGATGGCCTTGCAGGCGGCTGCACTCAAGGGCCAGTGACCGATGCTCACCTGCAGCAAGATGAAGGGACCACAGCCCAGGCTCAGCAGCAGGTCAGCACAGGCCATGGACACCACAAAATAGTTGGTGGTGGACTGAGTTCTGCGGCTGCGGTGGATGACCAGGCACACCAGGGCATTGCCAAGAACGGAGATGAGCCAAAACACCCCAAACACGAGGCCAAGGACAGTCACCTCAGCTGGGCTCAGGTCGTACGACAGGATGGAGGCATTTGGGAGAAGTGAGGAGGTGTCATCAAAGTAGCAGCCAGGAGGTGTGCCCAGGCCTTGTAGGACGGTAGTGTTCTCCCGCTCAGACTCATTAGAGAGTGCTGGGTACacaagagtggagtggagagaaggattGACGCTATCCATCGAGGCAGAATACACCATTGCCACAACTGGTACAGGTAGGcactga
The sequence above is drawn from the Clupea harengus chromosome 16, Ch_v2.0.2, whole genome shotgun sequence genome and encodes:
- the gpr19 gene encoding probable G-protein coupled receptor 19 is translated as MVYSASMDSVNPSLHSTLVYPALSNESERENTTVLQGLGTPPGCYFDDTSSLLPNASILSYDLSPAEVTVLGLVFGVFWLISVLGNALVCLVIHRSRRTQSTTNYFVVSMACADLLLSLGCGPFILLQVSIGHWPLSAAACKAIRYLQHLCPGVQVYVLLSICVDRFYTIVYPLSFKVSREKAKRMILASWVFDAAFVSPCLFFYGSTAERVQHCDFFLPDSWDGIVYGVAHLLFGFLVPALLIMSFYQRVVRYIWRLSADGRTVRRTMNIVPRTKVKTIKMFLMLNSVFLVTWTPFYVAQLWHPREPDGPGREGALFFCVVAWISFSSTASKPTLYSVYNANFRRGMRETFCMSSMKCYRSNAYTITASSRMAKKNFVGVVDVPIPTKTLIKDSVYDTFDREAKEKKLAWPISANPPNTFV